In Stigmatopora argus isolate UIUO_Sarg chromosome 17, RoL_Sarg_1.0, whole genome shotgun sequence, the following are encoded in one genomic region:
- the LOC144091928 gene encoding uncharacterized protein LOC144091928 isoform X7, whose amino-acid sequence MAELDLSLSDALVDSAPQQGQESRVERDFVAQLEAETYDDQIGETVCKTDYIPLLDNDDASAGTAVENGGQQAQGVQKPGCILTTGGQTSMSRLEHQGDGQPHKADKQQQQFLADISGFSHPASPGLNIEVGTTSLGPEKPPSIADPLQPAPTVGSEAPKVPHSPMLPEPQAPRSPLDMSAGALGGCWPDATGCLPTDLLFTPSVTSVINRHVNNLAMIHGDTPKTWPSRESTPYAGGDERDVEESDKKQKKKKKRRQKDEGSSEHMESKGHIEVHSQGEPELLHQRTEMKRDSGDGGAWEEQIWKSGGRGKKGKSRKKIPEEWEVSPESFDSSSKGQITQEVVKELRSSALTSKDISFADDNTNQSSWKQESFIEEGLVPSPLAHNILAPETISISPLVLNSELKATAAPFTMPSPSSAGPADSFLMAASPGESFEMRIDAENTSLTDTVDSGVFDNTDFVQQPVIQVIPDADTPAFSPPSQPDLAPSPNGGVVASAPPLSPSDASWLLNNSHTSSNSEQFDFSEMSPSTHSIPVELVFDTPSPAPLRSPKTTAQEFQIKEHNIEHSDTSQSKKSRSSSSSSLKSPTTSDAKKFPTQETTSVSPSSSPSLASFGIQASGLNPAAKPFFPSFADTVEQPSMVSPIIEDNAAKSDQKKEKLEDKPKVDLIDPAEQKSVKVEFATAAKVEKDVGKEKQTDVNLWQEPENVQHKEKEAVKVVEEKELHKTEKITVKVTADNESKNIPNEKEEMKVKEESEKVKEKLPEKVEEKPKEKELEKVELVQQKMEKVSKDIQTHGPADKLIKTETFDMVEKSENVALKDEFKKKEALGKHETNDESKITEKTEKTEVKDSKEQHVESKVEKTPEQLPTPVKLDAAPDKAEKKADKAADVEEALKASAQTHQSEKAQKEDELAKLSDKPTETVKSLGEKEDKQKIVGDKKAVEKKDDKKDKVVKADITEKATKAKPITTNGSTAAPSKELAGTDKKTKAPIEKRPLVPKASAATSNQAGSSAATKNGTTTATSKMTTSTRTSLSTRSATTTTSRKPLVSKTDSQPSGEKRPSTLKTSTADSTKPKTTTTRSSTSTTTTTTASRTRITASKTTTPSSTTGAPIEKKPLVPRAPRATSSSTTNTTTSAARTTSRPGTAPAPDIHNVRSKIGSTDNIKHQPGGGKVSAASKSRVPASKEKSQVKVQIVSQKLDFSHVGARLGSKDNMKHVPGGGNVQILNKKVDLSKITSKCGSKDNIKHKPGGGVVKIESHKVNFKDKAQSKVGSMDNVSHSPGGGSVKAEGSQETGEGVGASSLAPGPESGKVGSPAAHENGLKEATPCNPEGLQQPQVLVSHIPETSI is encoded by the exons GTTGTATACTGACCACAGGAGGGCAGACATCAATGTCACGTCTCGAACATCAGGGAGACGGGCAGCCACACAAAGCTGACAAACAGCAGCAGCAATTTTTGGCAGACATATCAG GTTTCTCCCACCCTGCAAGCCCAGGGTTAAATATAGAGGTTGGGACTACATCTCTCGGTCCAGAGAAGCCTCCAAGTATCGCTGATCCTCTGCAGCCTGCACCCACAGTTGGCTCAGAGGCCCCTAAAGTGCCCCACAGCCCTATGCTGCCTGAACCACAAGCTCCACGCAGCCCCCTGGATATGTCAGCAG GTGCTCTAGGTGGCTGCTGGCCAGACGCGACTGGTTGCCTCCCGACAGACCTCCTTTTCACCCCCAGTGTCACATCTGTGATCAATCGCCATGTTAACAATCTTGCAATGATTCACGGTGACACACCTAAGACCTGGCCCAGCAGAGAAAGCACTCCTTACGCAGGTGGTGATGAAAGGGATGTCGAGGAatcagacaaaaaacaaaagaaaaagaagaaaaggaggCAGAAAGATGAGGGCTCTTCCGAACATATGGAAAGCAAGGGTCACATTGAAGTGCATTCACAGGGCGAACCAGAATTGCTCCACCAAAGGACTGAAATGAAACGTGatagtggtgatggtggtgccTGGGAGGAACAGATTTGGAAGAGTGGTGGGCGGggtaaaaagggcaaaagtagGAAGAAGATTCCTGAGGAGTGGGAAGTGTCCCCAGAGTCTTTTGACTCTTCATCAAAAGGCCAGATCACTCAAGAAGTTGTGAAGGAGCTTAGAAGTTCCGCACTAACAAGCAAGGACATTTCCTTTGCTGATGATAATACCAACCAGAGCTCATGGAAACAGGAAAGTTTCATAGAGGAAGGCTTAGTGCCTTCTCCACTAGCCCATAATATATTAGCTCCCGAGACAATTTCCATCAGTCCACTTGTCTTGAACAGCGAACTAAAAGCTACCGCAGCTCCATTCACTATGCCATCCCCTAGCAGTGCTGGGCCAGCTGACTCCTTTCTAATGGCTGCTAGTCCTGGTGAATCATTTGAGATGCGCATTGATGCTGAAAATACCAGCTTGACAGATACGGTTGACAGTGGGGTGTTTGACAACACTGATTTTGTCCAACAGCCTGTTATACAAGTCATACCTGATGCAGATACTCCTGCTTTCAGTCCTCCGTCTCAGCCAGATTTGGCTCCTTCTCCAAATGGTGGAGTGGTTGCATCAGCCCCACCCCTTTCACCTTCAGATGCTTCATGGCTCCTGAATAACTCTCACACCAGCAGCAACAGTGAACAATTTGACTTCAGTGAAATGAGCCCTTCCACTCATTCTATACCCGTAGAATTGGTATTTGACACCCCTAGTCCAGCCCCTTTACGCTCCCCCAAAACCACAGCACAGGAATTCCAAATAAAAGAGCACAACATTGAGCATTCGGACACGAGTCAATCTAAGAAGTCTCGTTCGTCATCATCTTCCTCACTTAAGAGTCCCACCACCTCAGATGCTAAGAAATTCCCGACCCAAGAAACAACAAGTGTCAGCCCCTCTTCCTCCCCATCACTTGCCTCTTTTGGAATTCAAGCATCTGGCCTTAACCCTGCAGCAAAGCCCTTCTTTCCGAGCTTTGCTGATACCGTGGAACAACCAAGCATGGTTTCCCCCATCATCGAAG ACAATGCTGCCAAGTCAGACCAAAAAAAGGAGAAGCTGGAAGACAAGCCTAAAGTGGACCTCATTGATCCAGCTGAGCAAAAGTCAGTGAAGGTTGAATTTGCAACGGCAGCTAAGGTGGAAAAAGATgtaggaaaagaaaaacaaacagatgTCAATCTGTGGCAGGAGCCTGAAAATGTTCAGCACAAGGAGAAAGAGGCAGTTAAGGTTGTAGAGGAAAAAGAGCttcataaaacagaaaaaatcaCAGTGAAAGTTACAGCGGATAATGAGTCTAAAAATATTCCTAATGAGAAAGAGGAAATGAAAGTAAAAGAGGAGTCTGAAAAAGTGAAAGAGAAGCTACCAGAGAAGGTTGAAGAAAAACCAAAGGAAAAAGAGCTAGAGAAAGTGGAATTAGTCCagcagaaaatggaaaaagtgaGTAAAGACATCCAAACTCATGGACCTGCAGACAAACTGATAAAGACAGAGACATTTGACATGGTAGAAAAATCAGAAAACGTGGCCTTGAAGGACGAATTTAAGAAAAAGGAGGCTTTGGGAAAACATGAGACAAATGATGAGAGCAAAATTACTGAGAAGACTGAAAAGACAGAGGTGAAGGACAGCAAAGAGCAACACGTCGAATCCAAAGTGGAAAAGACCCCCGAGCAGCTGCCGACACCTGTCAAGCTTGATGCCGCTCCTGACAAGGCGGAAAAGAAGGCTGACAAAGCAGCTGATGTGGAAGAAGCCTTGAAAGCTTCAGCCCAGACACACCAATCTGAGAAAGCTCAGAAAGAGGATGAACTAGCTAAATTATCAGACAAGCCAACAGAGACGGTAAAGTCGCTCGGTGAAAAGGAAGATAAGCAGAAAATAGTCGGTGACAAAAAGGCAGTGGAGAAAAAGGATGATAAGAAGGACAAAGTTGTAAAAGCAGATATCACAGAGAAGGCCACAAAAGCAAAACCAATCACCACCAATGGGAGCACTGCTGCACCAAGCAAAGAATTGGCTGGGAcagacaagaagacaaag GCACCCATAGAAAAGCGTCCCCTCGTGCCAAAGGCCAGCGCTGCCACCTCAAATCAAGCAGGTTCTTCTGCTGCGACCAAAAATGGGACAACCACCGCAACCAGTAAAATGACAACATCGACACGCACAAGTTTGTCAACTCGCAGTGCGACCACCACGACATCCAGAAAGCCCCTGG TCTCGAAGACAGACTCTCAACCAAGTGGCGAGAAGAGACCAAGCACTCTAAAGACCTCCACAg CTGATTCCACCAAACCCAAAACCACCACCACGAGAAGCTCTACTTCTACCACTACGACGACCACTGCCTCTCGCACCCGAATTACAGCCTCCAAAACGACTACACCTTCCAGCACCACTGGTGCACCGATCGAGAAGAAGCCCTTGGTACCCCGTGCTCCCAGGGCCACCTCCTCTTCAACAACTAACACAACAACCAGCGCCGCAAGGACCACGTCTCGTCCTGGCACCGCGCCTGCCCCCGATATCCACAATGTCCGCTCAAAGATCGGCTCGACAGACAACATAAAGCATCAACCAGGGGGTGGAAAG GTGTCAGCTGCCTCTAAAAGCAGGGTCCCAGCCTCCAAAGAAAAAAGCCAGGTCAAA GTTCAGATAGTCTCCCAAAAGTTGGACTTCAGTCACGTCGGTGCACGCTTGGGCTCCAAGGACAATATGAAGCATGTTCCTGGTGGAGGGAAT GTACAGATTCTTAACAAAAAGGTCGATTTGAGTAAGATAACCTCAAAGTGCGGCTCCAAGGACAACATCAAGCACAAGCCGG GTGGAGGTGTCGTGAAGATTGAGTCACACAAAGTCAATTTTAAGGACAAAGCTCAGTCCAAAGTCGGTTCTATGGACAATGTGAGCCATTCACCTGGTGGAGGAAGTGTCAAG GCTGAGGGGTCCCAGGAGACAGGTGAAGGTGTCGGGGCATCATCCCTTGCCCCTGGACCAGAATCCGGAAAAGTGGGGAGTCCTGCTGCCCATGAGAATGGGCTGAAAGAGGCAACTCCCTGTAATCCTGAGGGTCTCCAGCAGCCCCAGGTCCTGGTTTCCCACATCCCAGAGACAA GCATCTAA
- the LOC144091928 gene encoding uncharacterized protein LOC144091928 isoform X6: MEPGHLLRDHFSGCILTTGGQTSMSRLEHQGDGQPHKADKQQQQFLADISGFSHPASPGLNIEVGTTSLGPEKPPSIADPLQPAPTVGSEAPKVPHSPMLPEPQAPRSPLDMSAGALGGCWPDATGCLPTDLLFTPSVTSVINRHVNNLAMIHGDTPKTWPSRESTPYAGGDERDVEESDKKQKKKKKRRQKDEGSSEHMESKGHIEVHSQGEPELLHQRTEMKRDSGDGGAWEEQIWKSGGRGKKGKSRKKIPEEWEVSPESFDSSSKGQITQEVVKELRSSALTSKDISFADDNTNQSSWKQESFIEEGLVPSPLAHNILAPETISISPLVLNSELKATAAPFTMPSPSSAGPADSFLMAASPGESFEMRIDAENTSLTDTVDSGVFDNTDFVQQPVIQVIPDADTPAFSPPSQPDLAPSPNGGVVASAPPLSPSDASWLLNNSHTSSNSEQFDFSEMSPSTHSIPVELVFDTPSPAPLRSPKTTAQEFQIKEHNIEHSDTSQSKKSRSSSSSSLKSPTTSDAKKFPTQETTSVSPSSSPSLASFGIQASGLNPAAKPFFPSFADTVEQPSMVSPIIEDNAAKSDQKKEKLEDKPKVDLIDPAEQKSVKVEFATAAKVEKDVGKEKQTDVNLWQEPENVQHKEKEAVKVVEEKELHKTEKITVKVTADNESKNIPNEKEEMKVKEESEKVKEKLPEKVEEKPKEKELEKVELVQQKMEKVSKDIQTHGPADKLIKTETFDMVEKSENVALKDEFKKKEALGKHETNDESKITEKTEKTEVKDSKEQHVESKVEKTPEQLPTPVKLDAAPDKAEKKADKAADVEEALKASAQTHQSEKAQKEDELAKLSDKPTETVKSLGEKEDKQKIVGDKKAVEKKDDKKDKVVKADITEKATKAKPITTNGSTAAPSKELAGTDKKTKLAGATKPSTLSKTRQVTATAGTSSATSPTKRPIASSSISTIDKKTPTKAPSTATGGPKRPSTIPTSRLASSTTTRDIKTKAPIEKRPLVPKASAATSNQAGSSAATKNGTTTATSKMTTSTRTSLSTRSATTTTSRKPLVSKTDSQPSGEKRPSTLKTSTADSTKPKTTTTRSSTSTTTTTTASRTRITASKTTTPSSTTGAPIEKKPLVPRAPRATSSSTTNTTTSAARTTSRPGTAPAPDIHNVRSKIGSTDNIKHQPGGGKVSAASKSRVPASKEKSQVKVQIVSQKLDFSHVGARLGSKDNMKHVPGGGNVQILNKKVDLSKITSKCGSKDNIKHKPGGGVVKIESHKVNFKDKAQSKVGSMDNVSHSPGGGSVKAEGSQETGEGVGASSLAPGPESGKVGSPAAHENGLKEATPCNPEGLQQPQVLVSHIPETSI, translated from the exons ATGGAACCGGGCCATCTTTTGAGAGACCATTTTTCAG GTTGTATACTGACCACAGGAGGGCAGACATCAATGTCACGTCTCGAACATCAGGGAGACGGGCAGCCACACAAAGCTGACAAACAGCAGCAGCAATTTTTGGCAGACATATCAG GTTTCTCCCACCCTGCAAGCCCAGGGTTAAATATAGAGGTTGGGACTACATCTCTCGGTCCAGAGAAGCCTCCAAGTATCGCTGATCCTCTGCAGCCTGCACCCACAGTTGGCTCAGAGGCCCCTAAAGTGCCCCACAGCCCTATGCTGCCTGAACCACAAGCTCCACGCAGCCCCCTGGATATGTCAGCAG GTGCTCTAGGTGGCTGCTGGCCAGACGCGACTGGTTGCCTCCCGACAGACCTCCTTTTCACCCCCAGTGTCACATCTGTGATCAATCGCCATGTTAACAATCTTGCAATGATTCACGGTGACACACCTAAGACCTGGCCCAGCAGAGAAAGCACTCCTTACGCAGGTGGTGATGAAAGGGATGTCGAGGAatcagacaaaaaacaaaagaaaaagaagaaaaggaggCAGAAAGATGAGGGCTCTTCCGAACATATGGAAAGCAAGGGTCACATTGAAGTGCATTCACAGGGCGAACCAGAATTGCTCCACCAAAGGACTGAAATGAAACGTGatagtggtgatggtggtgccTGGGAGGAACAGATTTGGAAGAGTGGTGGGCGGggtaaaaagggcaaaagtagGAAGAAGATTCCTGAGGAGTGGGAAGTGTCCCCAGAGTCTTTTGACTCTTCATCAAAAGGCCAGATCACTCAAGAAGTTGTGAAGGAGCTTAGAAGTTCCGCACTAACAAGCAAGGACATTTCCTTTGCTGATGATAATACCAACCAGAGCTCATGGAAACAGGAAAGTTTCATAGAGGAAGGCTTAGTGCCTTCTCCACTAGCCCATAATATATTAGCTCCCGAGACAATTTCCATCAGTCCACTTGTCTTGAACAGCGAACTAAAAGCTACCGCAGCTCCATTCACTATGCCATCCCCTAGCAGTGCTGGGCCAGCTGACTCCTTTCTAATGGCTGCTAGTCCTGGTGAATCATTTGAGATGCGCATTGATGCTGAAAATACCAGCTTGACAGATACGGTTGACAGTGGGGTGTTTGACAACACTGATTTTGTCCAACAGCCTGTTATACAAGTCATACCTGATGCAGATACTCCTGCTTTCAGTCCTCCGTCTCAGCCAGATTTGGCTCCTTCTCCAAATGGTGGAGTGGTTGCATCAGCCCCACCCCTTTCACCTTCAGATGCTTCATGGCTCCTGAATAACTCTCACACCAGCAGCAACAGTGAACAATTTGACTTCAGTGAAATGAGCCCTTCCACTCATTCTATACCCGTAGAATTGGTATTTGACACCCCTAGTCCAGCCCCTTTACGCTCCCCCAAAACCACAGCACAGGAATTCCAAATAAAAGAGCACAACATTGAGCATTCGGACACGAGTCAATCTAAGAAGTCTCGTTCGTCATCATCTTCCTCACTTAAGAGTCCCACCACCTCAGATGCTAAGAAATTCCCGACCCAAGAAACAACAAGTGTCAGCCCCTCTTCCTCCCCATCACTTGCCTCTTTTGGAATTCAAGCATCTGGCCTTAACCCTGCAGCAAAGCCCTTCTTTCCGAGCTTTGCTGATACCGTGGAACAACCAAGCATGGTTTCCCCCATCATCGAAG ACAATGCTGCCAAGTCAGACCAAAAAAAGGAGAAGCTGGAAGACAAGCCTAAAGTGGACCTCATTGATCCAGCTGAGCAAAAGTCAGTGAAGGTTGAATTTGCAACGGCAGCTAAGGTGGAAAAAGATgtaggaaaagaaaaacaaacagatgTCAATCTGTGGCAGGAGCCTGAAAATGTTCAGCACAAGGAGAAAGAGGCAGTTAAGGTTGTAGAGGAAAAAGAGCttcataaaacagaaaaaatcaCAGTGAAAGTTACAGCGGATAATGAGTCTAAAAATATTCCTAATGAGAAAGAGGAAATGAAAGTAAAAGAGGAGTCTGAAAAAGTGAAAGAGAAGCTACCAGAGAAGGTTGAAGAAAAACCAAAGGAAAAAGAGCTAGAGAAAGTGGAATTAGTCCagcagaaaatggaaaaagtgaGTAAAGACATCCAAACTCATGGACCTGCAGACAAACTGATAAAGACAGAGACATTTGACATGGTAGAAAAATCAGAAAACGTGGCCTTGAAGGACGAATTTAAGAAAAAGGAGGCTTTGGGAAAACATGAGACAAATGATGAGAGCAAAATTACTGAGAAGACTGAAAAGACAGAGGTGAAGGACAGCAAAGAGCAACACGTCGAATCCAAAGTGGAAAAGACCCCCGAGCAGCTGCCGACACCTGTCAAGCTTGATGCCGCTCCTGACAAGGCGGAAAAGAAGGCTGACAAAGCAGCTGATGTGGAAGAAGCCTTGAAAGCTTCAGCCCAGACACACCAATCTGAGAAAGCTCAGAAAGAGGATGAACTAGCTAAATTATCAGACAAGCCAACAGAGACGGTAAAGTCGCTCGGTGAAAAGGAAGATAAGCAGAAAATAGTCGGTGACAAAAAGGCAGTGGAGAAAAAGGATGATAAGAAGGACAAAGTTGTAAAAGCAGATATCACAGAGAAGGCCACAAAAGCAAAACCAATCACCACCAATGGGAGCACTGCTGCACCAAGCAAAGAATTGGCTGGGAcagacaagaagacaaag CTTGCTGGGGCAACAAAACCAAGCACCCTCTCCAAAACACGGCAGGTCACAGCCACTGCTGGTACCAGTTCTGCTACATCACCTACTAAGCGCCCTATAGCCTCTTCAAGCATATCCACTATAGATAAAAAAACACCCACCAAGGCCCCATCAACAGCCACTGGTGGTCCAAAGAGGCCCTCAACCATTCCTACTAGCCGCCTTGCATCCTCTACCACTACACGTGATATTAAAACGAAG GCACCCATAGAAAAGCGTCCCCTCGTGCCAAAGGCCAGCGCTGCCACCTCAAATCAAGCAGGTTCTTCTGCTGCGACCAAAAATGGGACAACCACCGCAACCAGTAAAATGACAACATCGACACGCACAAGTTTGTCAACTCGCAGTGCGACCACCACGACATCCAGAAAGCCCCTGG TCTCGAAGACAGACTCTCAACCAAGTGGCGAGAAGAGACCAAGCACTCTAAAGACCTCCACAg CTGATTCCACCAAACCCAAAACCACCACCACGAGAAGCTCTACTTCTACCACTACGACGACCACTGCCTCTCGCACCCGAATTACAGCCTCCAAAACGACTACACCTTCCAGCACCACTGGTGCACCGATCGAGAAGAAGCCCTTGGTACCCCGTGCTCCCAGGGCCACCTCCTCTTCAACAACTAACACAACAACCAGCGCCGCAAGGACCACGTCTCGTCCTGGCACCGCGCCTGCCCCCGATATCCACAATGTCCGCTCAAAGATCGGCTCGACAGACAACATAAAGCATCAACCAGGGGGTGGAAAG GTGTCAGCTGCCTCTAAAAGCAGGGTCCCAGCCTCCAAAGAAAAAAGCCAGGTCAAA GTTCAGATAGTCTCCCAAAAGTTGGACTTCAGTCACGTCGGTGCACGCTTGGGCTCCAAGGACAATATGAAGCATGTTCCTGGTGGAGGGAAT GTACAGATTCTTAACAAAAAGGTCGATTTGAGTAAGATAACCTCAAAGTGCGGCTCCAAGGACAACATCAAGCACAAGCCGG GTGGAGGTGTCGTGAAGATTGAGTCACACAAAGTCAATTTTAAGGACAAAGCTCAGTCCAAAGTCGGTTCTATGGACAATGTGAGCCATTCACCTGGTGGAGGAAGTGTCAAG GCTGAGGGGTCCCAGGAGACAGGTGAAGGTGTCGGGGCATCATCCCTTGCCCCTGGACCAGAATCCGGAAAAGTGGGGAGTCCTGCTGCCCATGAGAATGGGCTGAAAGAGGCAACTCCCTGTAATCCTGAGGGTCTCCAGCAGCCCCAGGTCCTGGTTTCCCACATCCCAGAGACAA GCATCTAA